In Candidatus Binataceae bacterium, the following proteins share a genomic window:
- a CDS encoding alkaline phosphatase family protein yields the protein MLHIVIMVKENHTLDNYFGTYPGADGVTVGNHRGKLLALEHLTKAIQDIPHSESSARYDYDNGLMDRFNHEGYGQYYQADITDYWNLATSYVLADEFFTSAMGPSFPNHLYATTATSFGAIDNPTQQGVWGCDSRAGTKVETLTGPVKPCFTGTSLLDELDAAHVSWAYYGPPKGQTAYQWVSLRTRSTWCGAGPTGRSTFVLGNNSPPTPPAAISRKYRG from the coding sequence GTGCTACACATCGTAATCATGGTCAAGGAGAACCACACGCTCGATAACTATTTCGGCACCTATCCCGGCGCTGACGGCGTGACCGTCGGAAATCATCGCGGTAAGCTGCTGGCGCTCGAGCATTTGACCAAGGCTATCCAGGATATTCCTCATTCAGAATCGAGCGCCCGCTACGATTACGATAACGGCTTGATGGACCGCTTCAATCACGAGGGTTACGGACAATACTATCAGGCGGATATCACGGATTATTGGAATCTCGCCACGAGCTACGTTCTGGCCGACGAATTTTTTACCAGCGCGATGGGCCCGTCCTTTCCGAATCACCTCTATGCGACGACGGCCACGAGTTTCGGCGCGATCGACAATCCGACGCAGCAGGGGGTCTGGGGTTGTGATTCCCGCGCGGGAACCAAAGTTGAAACCCTGACCGGACCGGTCAAGCCGTGCTTTACCGGTACTAGCCTGCTCGACGAGCTGGACGCCGCCCACGTGTCGTGGGCGTATTACGGCCCGCCAAAAGGCCAAACCGCCTATCAATGGGTATCCCTGCGGACGCGATCAACTTGGTGCGGCGCGGGCCCGACTGGGCGGTCGACTTTCGTCCTTGGCAACAATTCGCCACCGACGCCGCCGGCGGCAATCTCCCGCAAGTATCGTGGCTGA
- a CDS encoding response regulator, producing MSIVAPASQASVFTVMVVDDQHETLTSTRMLLEHEGYRVLTAASGAAALATLREERAQLLLIDYFMPRMNGEQLVEAIRQFDRDVQIILQTGYYGEKPPREMMRLLDVQGYHDKTDGPDRLLLGIETALKSARQLARVKGAEAELVESQAELRRLSMRLLELQEEERERISRELHDELGQLLTAIALDLDWSSRHCPSTLPALAARLAESRALIEDAIRGTRELCSSLRVDEWHERGLAAAVRACVREFEKRCSMAVSFAASLEDEEFEAEVVRNVCRIVQEALNNVGRHAQAAKVAIELSRTAEHLALSVADDGIGFDTGKKSDPLASGLIGMRERARLIGGQLTLRSVPGAGTRIELTLRAGARVAR from the coding sequence ATGAGTATCGTTGCGCCCGCATCGCAAGCGTCAGTTTTCACGGTGATGGTCGTCGACGATCAGCACGAGACGCTGACCTCCACCCGCATGTTGCTGGAACATGAAGGCTACCGGGTACTGACCGCGGCCAGCGGCGCGGCGGCGCTGGCAACGCTCCGCGAAGAGCGCGCGCAACTCCTGCTGATCGATTACTTCATGCCGCGGATGAACGGCGAGCAGTTGGTCGAGGCAATCCGTCAATTCGACCGCGACGTGCAGATTATCTTGCAGACCGGCTATTACGGGGAAAAGCCGCCGCGCGAGATGATGCGGCTGCTCGACGTGCAGGGTTATCACGATAAGACGGATGGACCCGATCGGCTGCTGCTGGGGATCGAAACCGCGCTCAAGAGCGCGCGCCAGCTCGCGCGGGTCAAAGGCGCGGAGGCTGAACTGGTCGAATCGCAAGCCGAGTTGCGCCGCCTCTCGATGAGGCTGCTCGAGTTGCAGGAGGAGGAGCGCGAGCGGATCAGCCGCGAACTGCACGATGAACTCGGCCAGCTGCTGACCGCGATTGCGCTGGATCTCGATTGGTCGTCGCGCCATTGCCCGTCGACGCTGCCCGCGCTGGCCGCGCGGCTCGCGGAGTCCAGGGCGCTGATCGAAGATGCGATCCGCGGCACTCGCGAGCTGTGTTCAAGCCTGCGGGTTGATGAATGGCACGAGCGCGGCCTCGCGGCGGCCGTGCGCGCCTGCGTCCGCGAGTTTGAAAAACGCTGTTCGATGGCGGTGAGCTTTGCCGCTTCGCTGGAGGATGAAGAGTTTGAGGCCGAGGTCGTGCGCAACGTCTGCCGCATTGTCCAGGAAGCGCTCAACAACGTGGGGCGTCATGCGCAGGCGGCCAAGGTCGCCATTGAGTTGAGCCGCACCGCAGAGCATCTGGCGCTGTCAGTGGCGGACGACGGGATCGGGTTTGACACCGGCAAGAAGAGCGATCCGCTTGCGTCCGGCCTGATCGGGATGCGTGAGCGCGCCCGGCTGATCGGCGGCCAGCTAACCCTGCGATCGGTGCCTGGCGCAGGGACCCGGATCGAACTGACGCTGCGCGCGGGTGCGCGCGTCGCGCGATGA
- a CDS encoding HAMP domain-containing sensor histidine kinase has product MKVGTRLTLMMLAFLGPVGLVYTFVTLRSTTLIFAEDLRAEAKIAQRALNASLTPDVQQGEWDEVHYIMAAIGSDDLVAALLDKSGRIRFALRGFPIEPPSLEWISRRIKSTGAAEFMRRAGGRTWYCRIVALGPGASGYLMVAQDWTALSKDRDRRIVAALIAIAGVLLIVVTVIPLVARRYVSRPLADLRRRVMNLDGADGSQPRPGGDEMTLISEEFQRVDDELASARRRLLEESERKLQLERRLRHADKLATIGTLASGFAHEIGTPLGVIRGRAELLLSGYPNERKLAEALSTIIAQIDRITKMVRMLLDLGRRREILRAATDVRTIAVRTIELLETEAARRGIAVVAELGAEALVVDCDPDQLQQVFVNLEMNALDAMAGGSGTLRVSASAADSAGGVRICFEDSGPGVPTAIKDRIFDPFFTTKAPGKGTGMGLAVSQSIVADHEGELSLEPNSRGARFVVTLPAAAPPRVLARSA; this is encoded by the coding sequence ATGAAAGTTGGAACCCGACTCACGTTGATGATGCTGGCATTTCTCGGACCGGTCGGGCTGGTCTACACCTTCGTGACTTTGCGCAGCACCACGCTGATTTTTGCCGAGGACCTGAGGGCGGAGGCCAAGATTGCGCAGCGCGCTTTGAATGCCTCGCTCACCCCCGATGTGCAGCAGGGTGAATGGGACGAAGTCCACTATATTATGGCGGCGATCGGCAGCGACGATCTGGTTGCCGCGCTGCTCGACAAATCGGGCAGGATCCGATTTGCGTTGCGGGGTTTTCCGATAGAACCGCCGTCGCTTGAGTGGATTTCGCGCCGGATCAAGTCCACCGGCGCCGCGGAATTTATGCGTCGCGCGGGCGGCCGCACTTGGTATTGCCGGATCGTCGCGCTGGGGCCCGGCGCTTCGGGATACCTGATGGTCGCACAAGACTGGACCGCGCTGAGCAAGGATCGCGATCGTCGCATCGTCGCGGCGCTAATCGCGATCGCCGGAGTGTTGCTGATCGTGGTCACGGTGATTCCATTGGTCGCCCGGCGCTATGTCTCGCGTCCGCTTGCCGACCTCCGCAGGCGCGTAATGAATCTGGACGGCGCCGACGGCTCGCAACCCCGCCCCGGTGGCGATGAGATGACATTGATTTCTGAAGAGTTTCAGCGCGTTGACGATGAATTGGCTAGCGCGCGCCGACGCCTGCTCGAAGAGAGCGAGCGCAAGTTGCAACTCGAACGCCGCCTGCGGCATGCCGACAAACTCGCGACCATCGGGACGCTCGCTTCCGGTTTTGCTCATGAGATCGGAACGCCGCTCGGGGTGATTCGCGGACGCGCGGAATTGCTGCTCAGCGGCTATCCGAATGAACGCAAACTGGCGGAGGCACTGTCGACCATCATCGCCCAGATCGATCGCATTACCAAGATGGTGCGGATGCTGCTTGATCTGGGCCGCCGCCGCGAGATCCTGCGGGCGGCAACGGACGTGAGGACGATCGCCGTTCGGACCATTGAATTGCTCGAGACCGAGGCCGCTCGGCGCGGCATCGCGGTGGTTGCCGAGCTGGGCGCGGAGGCGCTGGTCGTCGACTGTGACCCCGATCAGCTGCAGCAGGTCTTCGTCAATCTCGAGATGAATGCGCTCGACGCGATGGCGGGCGGCAGCGGGACGCTGCGGGTGAGTGCCTCCGCCGCGGACTCAGCGGGCGGCGTGCGCATCTGCTTCGAGGATAGCGGACCCGGCGTCCCCACCGCGATCAAGGATCGCATCTTTGATCCATTTTTCACCACTAAGGCTCCGGGCAAGGGCACCGGAATGGGCTTGGCGGTCAGCCAGTCGATTGTCGCCGACCATGAAGGCGAACTGTCCCTCGAGCCGAATTCCCGCGGCGCGCGCTTCGTCGTGACCCTGCCGGCGGCGGCCCCGCCGCGGGTGCTCGCGCGGAGCGCGTGA
- a CDS encoding ATP-binding protein, with protein sequence MIKPANRRRHDATAAALAVLMIALAVTCTITSLRWIGRTFPGFFVMANGVVASVSLPDWPAAKHDVYQHAVMAVNGVPTNTGHEVYAIVGRLPSGAKITYMLRQGDRQSELAVNSRTFTDQDYLLIFLPYLLSGLGLALIGIAVWWLAPEAAGGRALLIGGIAGGVFAITAADLYSPANFFRLHILGEAFFPAGLLIHLALVFPVDRLRRWRGWLLALPYMIAAALGASYEFYLYRPAAYTLIHNLCMIYAGLGGIFLLGAVAWDYCTSPSFRVRQRLRIILLGLLAGFTFPGALMLYSGLAGGAVPVNYAGYTVVIFPLSVGYAIIKHDLFEIDALIKRGVYYLALTATLMLGYLAMLALLDLDLNAAHLAPTLPASLAFISILALLLNPLRNLLQKSIDRIFFRLHYDPRRMLEASSAALGSTLRLNEILAFVHETIGATVAARDCRIFLQQPAHGRYLCVYPPMDHPPTLAADDPLVERLKSYHQGVFTTEDGEEPSFAPARMARAHESEVAQQTMLAAPLMLKHELLGMILLGRKESGAFFSADDRAFLGALANQSVLSIGNAMAYAEIEALNLALEARVEERTRELARSNADLRSSIERLGHAYSDLQRSRQTLTRAESMAALGRLSAGIAHEMNTPLGASMTSLKLIQQLVEELPRPAPTGNAPHNGAAVQQIMMLVSNTRQWIDKAAAHIRSLKAHTRDLEQEESRTFSVRELLEQIEPLVAHRLRLADCTLKVTSGPDPLVFGDAGKLSQVLTNLIVNAIDAYTTSLLEERTVGVDIRSDQSAVVITVSDHGCGISPANLDKIFDQFFSTKPLGEGTGLGLSISRDIVTALFGGTISVESAVDQGSRFIVYIPAASPRDNPAAPRKPGVRS encoded by the coding sequence GTGATCAAGCCGGCCAATAGACGGCGTCACGACGCCACCGCCGCGGCCCTCGCCGTGTTGATGATCGCGCTAGCCGTGACCTGCACGATCACCAGCCTGCGCTGGATTGGACGAACCTTCCCCGGCTTTTTCGTAATGGCCAACGGCGTGGTGGCGTCGGTCAGCCTGCCCGACTGGCCGGCCGCTAAGCACGACGTTTACCAGCACGCCGTCATGGCGGTTAACGGAGTGCCCACCAACACCGGACACGAGGTGTACGCGATCGTGGGCCGCCTGCCCAGTGGCGCAAAGATCACTTACATGCTCCGCCAAGGCGACCGCCAGTCAGAGCTAGCCGTCAACTCGCGCACCTTCACTGATCAGGACTATCTGCTGATCTTCCTGCCCTATCTGTTGTCGGGTCTGGGACTGGCCCTCATCGGCATCGCGGTGTGGTGGCTCGCGCCGGAGGCGGCGGGTGGCCGAGCCCTGCTGATCGGTGGAATTGCCGGGGGCGTGTTCGCGATCACGGCCGCGGATTTATATTCGCCGGCGAATTTCTTCAGACTGCATATCCTGGGCGAAGCGTTTTTCCCGGCGGGCCTGCTGATCCATCTGGCGCTGGTCTTTCCAGTCGATCGTTTGCGCCGATGGCGCGGGTGGCTGCTCGCGCTCCCGTATATGATCGCAGCGGCATTGGGCGCCAGCTACGAGTTCTACCTCTACCGGCCGGCGGCCTACACGCTGATCCACAACCTGTGCATGATCTACGCCGGCCTCGGCGGCATCTTTCTGCTTGGCGCAGTAGCCTGGGACTATTGCACCAGCCCGTCTTTTCGGGTGCGGCAGCGACTGCGGATCATCCTGCTCGGACTGCTGGCCGGATTCACTTTCCCCGGCGCGCTGATGCTCTACTCGGGGCTCGCCGGCGGCGCAGTGCCGGTTAATTACGCGGGTTACACCGTCGTCATTTTTCCGCTCAGCGTCGGGTACGCCATTATCAAACACGACCTGTTCGAGATCGATGCGTTGATCAAGCGCGGAGTCTATTACCTGGCGCTGACGGCGACCTTGATGCTCGGTTATCTGGCAATGCTCGCGCTGCTTGATTTGGACCTCAACGCGGCGCATTTAGCCCCAACGCTGCCGGCCTCGCTGGCTTTCATCTCGATCCTGGCCCTGCTGCTCAATCCGCTGCGCAACCTGCTGCAGAAAAGCATTGACCGGATCTTTTTCCGGTTGCATTACGATCCGCGCCGGATGCTCGAAGCGAGCAGCGCGGCGCTCGGCTCGACGCTGCGGCTCAACGAGATTCTGGCCTTTGTGCACGAGACGATCGGCGCCACCGTGGCGGCCCGGGATTGCCGGATATTTCTCCAGCAGCCCGCGCATGGCCGCTACCTTTGCGTCTATCCCCCGATGGACCATCCGCCGACGCTGGCCGCCGATGATCCGCTGGTCGAACGCCTGAAGTCATACCATCAGGGGGTCTTTACGACCGAGGATGGCGAAGAACCCAGCTTCGCGCCGGCCCGGATGGCGCGCGCGCACGAATCCGAGGTCGCGCAGCAGACGATGCTCGCGGCGCCGCTGATGCTCAAGCATGAGTTGCTCGGCATGATTCTGCTCGGGCGTAAGGAATCCGGCGCGTTTTTCTCGGCGGACGACCGGGCTTTCCTTGGCGCACTCGCCAATCAGAGCGTGCTGTCAATCGGCAACGCGATGGCTTATGCGGAAATCGAAGCGCTCAACCTTGCGCTCGAGGCGCGGGTCGAGGAACGCACCCGCGAACTCGCCCGCAGCAACGCCGATCTACGTTCGTCGATCGAACGCCTCGGCCACGCTTATAGTGATCTGCAACGCAGTCGCCAAACCCTGACTCGCGCCGAAAGCATGGCCGCGCTAGGCCGCTTGAGCGCCGGTATCGCGCACGAGATGAACACCCCGCTGGGCGCGTCGATGACCTCGCTGAAACTGATTCAGCAACTGGTCGAAGAATTGCCGCGGCCGGCGCCGACCGGCAATGCCCCACACAACGGCGCCGCCGTCCAGCAAATCATGATGCTGGTGTCCAACACGCGCCAGTGGATCGACAAGGCCGCGGCGCATATACGCAGCCTCAAGGCCCACACGCGCGATCTGGAGCAGGAAGAAAGCCGCACGTTCTCGGTGCGCGAGCTCCTTGAGCAAATCGAGCCCCTGGTCGCCCACCGCTTGCGGCTGGCCGACTGCACGCTCAAGGTCACCAGCGGCCCCGACCCGCTGGTCTTCGGCGACGCGGGAAAGCTCAGCCAGGTACTCACCAATCTGATCGTCAATGCGATCGACGCTTACACCACCAGTCTCCTTGAAGAGCGGACGGTCGGCGTGGATATTCGCAGCGATCAGAGCGCGGTGGTGATTACGGTCAGCGATCACGGCTGCGGCATCAGTCCCGCCAATCTCGACAAGATCTTCGACCAGTTCTTCTCCACCAAGCCGCTCGGCGAGGGCACCGGCCTCGGCCTGTCGATCTCGCGCGATATCGTCACCGCCCTGTTCGGCGGAACGATAAGCGTTGAATCGGCCGTCGACCAGGGCAGCCGCTTCATCGTGTATATTCCGGCCGCGTCGCCGCGCGACAATCCCGCCGCGCCCCGCAAGCCAGGAGTACGCAGCTGA
- a CDS encoding sigma-54 dependent transcriptional regulator — MDHKATIMVVDDDSAMTGMLAEVLSAAGYAVLAANSGEEALARIARACPDLVISDLMMTGISGHELQAEIKRQYPDLQVVMITAFGSIETAVESMRLGAFDYITKPFSNSELLIVVRRALADLELRQEVRRLRSELARSYGLESIIAANPRMAELLEMVRRIADSPANVLLTGESGTGKDLLARALHFHSRRAKAPFVPINCAAIPESLLESELFGHVPGAFTGARQNKTGLIQAAAGGTLFLDEIGEMPRALQAKLLTVIETKRVRPLGATAETAVDVRVVAATNADLDQAIAAGTFRADLYYRLSAIILHLPPLRERREDIPLLIEHFMARAAAEAARAPAAIAPDAMQRLLRYAWPGNVRELQNAIQRALIMCVEGRISRHDLPSKIAGNGADEFPRDEAFARRPTLDQLERDYIRSILGAVGGNKSEAATILGIDRKTLYRKLEESATRAALVEAAARSSGPGDES, encoded by the coding sequence ATGGATCACAAGGCGACGATCATGGTCGTTGACGACGATAGCGCCATGACCGGCATGCTGGCCGAAGTCCTCAGCGCGGCCGGCTACGCCGTGCTCGCGGCCAATTCGGGCGAGGAGGCGCTGGCGCGCATCGCGCGGGCATGCCCGGATCTGGTGATTTCCGACCTCATGATGACCGGCATCAGCGGCCACGAGCTGCAAGCCGAAATCAAGCGGCAGTATCCGGACCTGCAGGTCGTGATGATCACCGCCTTTGGCTCGATCGAAACGGCGGTGGAATCGATGCGGCTGGGTGCATTCGACTACATCACGAAACCGTTTAGCAACAGCGAGTTGCTGATAGTGGTGCGGCGCGCACTTGCGGATCTCGAGCTCCGTCAGGAGGTGCGCCGGCTGCGCAGCGAATTGGCGCGCAGCTATGGCCTCGAAAGCATCATCGCGGCCAACCCGCGAATGGCGGAGTTGCTCGAGATGGTGCGGCGCATCGCCGACAGTCCGGCGAACGTTCTTTTGACTGGCGAGAGTGGCACCGGCAAGGATCTGCTCGCCCGCGCGTTGCACTTCCACAGCAGGCGGGCGAAAGCCCCGTTCGTCCCGATCAATTGCGCAGCGATTCCCGAGAGCCTGCTCGAAAGCGAGCTGTTTGGTCATGTGCCGGGCGCGTTCACCGGCGCGCGCCAGAACAAGACCGGGCTGATTCAAGCGGCGGCCGGCGGCACGCTGTTTCTCGACGAGATCGGCGAGATGCCGCGGGCGCTGCAAGCCAAATTGCTGACTGTGATCGAAACCAAGCGCGTGCGGCCGCTCGGGGCCACCGCCGAGACCGCGGTGGATGTGCGGGTGGTGGCGGCGACCAACGCCGACCTTGATCAGGCGATCGCGGCGGGCACGTTTCGGGCAGACCTGTACTATCGGCTCTCTGCGATCATCCTGCACCTGCCGCCGCTGCGCGAACGGCGCGAGGATATTCCCCTGCTAATCGAACATTTTATGGCGCGCGCCGCGGCCGAAGCGGCGCGGGCGCCGGCCGCGATCGCGCCCGACGCGATGCAGCGGCTGTTGCGCTACGCCTGGCCGGGCAACGTCCGCGAACTCCAGAACGCGATTCAGCGCGCCTTAATCATGTGCGTTGAAGGCCGCATCAGTCGCCACGACCTGCCCAGCAAGATCGCCGGCAACGGGGCTGACGAGTTTCCGCGTGACGAGGCGTTTGCACGACGGCCGACGCTCGATCAGCTGGAACGCGACTACATCCGGTCGATACTAGGTGCGGTGGGTGGCAACAAAAGCGAAGCCGCGACGATTCTAGGCATCGACCGCAAGACGCTTTATCGTAAGCTCGAAGAGTCGGCGACTCGCGCCGCGTTAGTCGAGGCCGCGGCGCGCAGCTCCGGCCCCGGCGATGAATCGTAA